In Apium graveolens cultivar Ventura chromosome 10, ASM990537v1, whole genome shotgun sequence, the following are encoded in one genomic region:
- the LOC141692734 gene encoding pentatricopeptide repeat-containing protein GUN1, chloroplastic — MATPTPPYTLTTAKPYQNHRNLQPHQHQPPNNHHHHHQNPIFTAPNHQNPIFSAPRVSINHHHQRFQANPRNISAPAPPHIQNSPRPNFPSFSSAKSSSGLAASDFSGRRSTRYVSKMHFGRQKTANASRHTSIAEEALQEAIRCSGDEDCIESILKSFENKFCGTDDYTFLLRELGNRGEYSMAIKCFEFAVKREKRRNDQGKLASSMISILGRLGKVDLAEKVFEIALNEGYGNTVYAYSALISAYGKSGYCDEAIRLFETMKKSGLKPNLVTYNALINACGKGGADFKRASEIFDDMWSNGVQPDRITYNSLLAACSGGGLWDIAKKLFSEMIDRGIDQDIYTYNTLLDVACNGGHLEMAFGIMSEMPAKNILPNEVTYSTMIRGCAKAGRLDRALSLFNEMKYAGIKLDRVSYNTLLAIYASLGRFEEALSVGNEMESMGIKKDVVTYNALLDGFGKQGMFDKVKELFQMMRADKLSPNLLTYSTLISVYSKGGLYQEAMKVYKEFRNDGLKADVVFYSKLIDALCKKGLVESSALLLDEMTKKGIQPNVVTYNSIINAFGQSASTEICPDVDSQLESSDLMAHENGSKFKGEVVEEDRIVKVFEQLAGGGSRRGMKDNKGSNEEISCVLGVFQKMHELKIKPNVVTFSAILNACSRCSSFKEASLLLEELRLFDNHVYGVAHGLLMGHRENVWVQALSLFDDVMQMDSPTASAFYNALTDMLWHFGQKRGAELVVLEGKRRQVWENTWSTSCLDLHLMSSGAARAMVHAWLLNIRSIVFEGHELPKLLSILTGWGKHSKVQGDATLKPAIEALLVGIGAPFQLAKCNIGRYISSGPVVAAWLRESGTLQVLVLQDDRNQLESTGSYNVPILSALPS, encoded by the exons ATGGCTACTCCTACTCCGCCATACACTCTCACCACTGCTAAACCCTATCAAAACCATAGAAATCTTCAACCCCATCAACACCAACCACCAAACAAtcatcaccaccatcatcaaaacCCAATCTTTACAGCCCCAAATCATCAAAATCCAATCTTTTCAGCCCCAAGAGTCTCTATCAATCATCATCATCAACGTTTTCAAGCAAACCCAAGAAATATTTCAGCCCCAGCTCCTCCTCATATTCAAAACTCACCCAGGCCTAATTTCCCTTCTTTCAGTTCTGCAAAATCATCATCTGGGCTAGCAGCTTCTGATTTTTCGGGTCGAAGATCGACTCGATATGTCTCGAAAATGCATTTTGGGAGGCAGAAGACTGCCAATGCTAGTCGACATACTTCAATTGCGGAGGAAGCTTTACAGGAAGCTATTAGGTGTAGTGGTGATGAGGATTGTATCGAAAGTATTTTGAAAAGTTTCGAAAATAAGTTTTGTGGGACTGATGATTATACATTTTTGCTCAGGGAGCTTGGCAATAGAGGTGAGTATTCTATGGCTATTAAGTGTTTTGAATTTGCTGTTAAACGCGAAAAACGGAGAAATGATCAGGGTAAATTAGCTAGTTCTATGATTAGCATTCTTGGGAGGTTGGGAAAGGTTGATTTAGCTGAGAAAGTATTCGAGATTGCTTTGAATGAAGGGTATGGTAATACTGTTTATGCTTATTCTGCTTTGATTAGTGCTTATGGTAAGAGTGGGTATTGTGATGAAGCTATTCGATTATTTGAGACTATGAAAAAATCGGGGTTAAAGCCTAATTTGGTTACTTATAATGCCTTGATTAATGCTTGTGGGAAAGGGGGTGCGGATTTTAAAAGGGCTTCGGAGATTTTTGATGATATGTGGAGTAATGGGGTGCAGCCTGATCGGATTACGTATAATTCTTTGCTTGCTGCTTGTAGTGGTGGAGGGTTGTGGGATATTGCAAAGAAGTTGTTTAGTGAGATGATTGATAGAGGGATTGATCAAGATATATATACGTATAATACTCTTCTTGATGTTGCTTGTAATGGTGGTCACTTGGAAATGGCTTTTGGGATTATGTCGGAGATGCCTGCTAAGAACATTTTGCCTAACGAGGTAACTTATAGTACCATGATTCGTGGTTGTGCGAAGGCAGGAAGATTAGACAGGGCACTTAGCTTATTTAATGAGATGAAATATGCTGGTATTAAACTTGATAGAGTTTCTTACAACACCCTGCTTGCTATTTATGCTAGTCTTGGTAGATTTGAGGAGGCATTAAGTGTAGGCAATGAGATGGAGAGTATGGGAATTAAGAAGGATGTTGTAACTTACAATGCACTTTTAGATGGATTTGGAAAACAAGGGATGTTCGATAAAGTTAAAGAACTTTTTCAGATGATGAGAGCAGATAAACTTTCTCCGAATTTATTGACTTACTCAACATTGATTAGTGTCTACTCAAAAGGTGGTTTATATCAAGAAGCTATGAAAGTGTATAAAGAGTTTAGGAATGATGGTCTTAAAGCTGATGTCGTATTTTATAGTAAACTCATTGATGCCCTTTGTAAGAAAGGACTAGTGGAATCTTCTGCATTGTTACTTGACGAGATGACCAAGAAAGGGATTCAACCAAATGTTGTCACTTACAATTCTATAATCAATGCCTTTGGTCAGTCAGCTTCTACTGAAATTTGTCCAGATGTTGATTCACAACTTGAATCCTCAGATTTGATGGCCCACGAGAACGGTTCTAAATTCAAGGGTGAAGTTGTGGAGGAAGATAGGATCGTAAAAGTTTTTGAACAGTTAGCTGGTGGAGGCTCCCGTCGAGGAATGAAAGACAACAAAGGCAGTAATGAGGAGATTAGCTGTGTGTTGGGAGTTTTTCAGAAGATGCATGAGCTGAAAATAAAGCCAAATGTTGTGACATTTTCAGCCATTTTAAATGCATGCAG CCGTTGTAGTTCCTTTAAAGAAGCTTCTCTGTTACTGGAAGAACTTCGTTTATTTGATAATCATGTATATGGTGTAGCACATGGACTTCTCATGGGCCATAGAGAGAATGTTTGGGTCCAAGCTCTATCACTTTTTGATGATGTGATGCAGATGGACTCACCAACTGCATCTGCCTTTTATAATGCTTTGACGGACATGCTATGGCATTTTGGACAG AAACGAGGGGCAGAACTTGTTGTTCTTGAAGGCAAGCGCAGACAAGTTTGGGAGAATACTTGGTCTACTTCATGCTTAGATTTGCATTTAATGTCATCTGGTGCAGCACGGGCAATGGTTCATGCGTGGTTGCTGAACATACGTTCTATTGTGTTTGAAGGCCACGAGTTGCCAAAACTCCTGAG CATCTTAACTGGATGGGGTAAGCATAGTAAGGTACAAGGTGATGCTACCCTTAAACCAGCAATTGAGGCGCTTCTGGTTGGCATAGGTGCACCCTTTCAGTTGGCAAAATGCAATATTGGTAGATACATATCCTCAGGTCCAGTAGTAGCTGCCTGGTTAAGAGAATCAGGTACACTGCAAGTGCTTGTTCTCCAGGATGATAGAAATCAACTGGAAAGCACGGGGTCATATAATGTCCCCATATTAAGTGCCTTACCATCATAA